In Fragaria vesca subsp. vesca linkage group LG1, FraVesHawaii_1.0, whole genome shotgun sequence, the sequence AAGGATGCCTTTGATTGTATTTTTGTTTCTTCTGTGTGAGGCTCAACGAAAGCAAGTTGAATTAATCACAGTCATCATCTTTAAGCCAAAAAAAATTTGATCTTTGTCTCCAATTAGTCTTTTGGAGAGCAAGCCATCGACTTTGACGGTCATATAAACATCTCTGCTCTTCATACTGGTGGGAAGAATATGGTAGTGGTTTCCTAACGGTTATGCTTTAAAAACATTAGAGCTAAGATAAATGATTAGAATCTCAACGCAATGAGATAATAATTCTCAAATTGTTGCTTCTTCCCAAGCTCTCGACTCAAAGCAACCACATTTGTATTACAGTATGTCGGTCTAAATGTCAATCTGATTACAATCTTCAATGTTCTAGCCTAACCCAGCTGCAAAAATAGGTCTACTGGCCATAATACCACGCCATGAGAAAGAAGATTGATCACTTCAGTTTGCTTTCAATTATTGGATGAAAATTTAATAGTGGTTGGGCATGAATCTCCTTGTTAGTTAGTGACCTAATGAACTTCACTGGTGACATAGTTAATTAATTATCATATAAGTAATGGTGAAAATTTAAAATTCATTCGACAAAAGACATCATAAATTTAGATAGAAAAATTATAATCGAATGAGCTTCCACTTTGAGACCTAGAACGATTTAATTATAGTTCCTCTTATGTATGTTTGTAACAAGCTAAGATTTGAACCAAGAAACTTTAATTGCCGGAAGAGTCCCTCCTAATGTATTAGGGTACACTGTAAGCATTTCCAAAATAAACACAACTATAAAAAAGAAAAACACAAGTGGGACCTGTGGAAAAATCAATAGTGCAGAAACCCCAATTTAGTCGAAAGAGAGAATTTGACTGTAGAAGCAAGATAGTAGTTTCAGCAGACACAAAAAAAAAGAGAATCTTGTTTCGCTTCCTCGTTCAGAGGACACACTCTGTCCTTTCCTTTGACGCGCAGACTAGTTCGCTCAGTTCCAACATGCCCAACGCCGTCTAGGGTTTCTCAGATTCCATGTAAGTTCGCTTTAAAATCTCTACTTTAGGGCTTTGCACTCTCACTGCTTCTGTTTCTTTAATTGGATCTAATGGGGTTAGGGTTTTGTCTCCGCTAACTGTATTAGCGAGATTCATACTTTGCATTGAAAGATATGTTCTTTGAAGTGGGTTTATCGAATCCGTAGTGAAATTTTGAGATTTGGTGCCCTAGTGTGACTCTGCTTATTTTGGTTTTTGTGTGTGTGGTTCTTGGTAAAATATGATATTTTTTTTTTGTTGTTGAATAAATTATGATGTTTTTATACTTCTTGGAATTTTGATGATTATGATTGAATGGGGTTTGAACCACTGCGGCGGTTAAATTCTGTTGATTGTATTGGTTATACTAGTTTAAACTTACTGCCCCGATGAGCGGTATCAACTAGTTGGATCTTACTTGTATGGTGTGTTTTATGTTCTTAGACAATAGTTGAGGATAAAAACTTGAACTAGAAAAGACGAGGTCTTTGTATGGTATCTTTGTTTGGGGTCGACGGAAGGATCTCACTGGAAGCTGTAGAGAAAAGTGGAGGATATTTTGGACGGGTGGACAGCCCAAAAAGGAGCGGATAGGAGTGAGGGGAGGATGGGTTTTTATTTTATTTTTTGGGAAGCTTTTGGTAAATGTCTATCGTCGTTTATGATATTGATTTTTGTTCTGAATTTTTTCTCTGCTCTTCTCTCATTCTTTGACTTTCGCTTTCTTCGGTAGCCTAGGTGCCTTGATAGATAAGCCATAGTGTGTATTGTAGATCTATGTTACTCTATCGGGGTACATTTACCTGGGTGCTGATATCTAGTATAATTTTCTGCAGTACTTTCATGAGGTCACTGCATGGAGGAATTGCCAATTTCATTCAATGTAACTGATTACAATAGCATCTTTCCACAGGTGCTACATTGGATATAGTAGTACAAATTGTTGGATAAATCTTTAGACTGGAGGTTGCTCTGAAAGCTTTTGAGGATAGAAATACTTAATAATCCAATGACTCGGAAGAGAATGCTTCAGCCTTCATTTTTGATGCCCTTTATGCTCAGTTTTTGGTCACTCTTACGGTGATTTGATGGACGAGCCTAAAACCATAAAGTTCTTAAAGGTTGCAGCATTCATCTTTTGAATAAGTGGATAGAAATAGTTGTTCATCGAACAAGTTTCTTTTTTATCTGGTTTATCAAACTGTCTGGAGCACAGAAAGATATTAATTAGCTGTCCAGAGGATTCAAAAGATTTGCAAGGGCAAGAGTGTGAGTGTAGAAGTCGAGCAGGTGTCTGGTTGTTGAATTTGGTTCTTTTTTGGAGACAAATGATAATATCATTCCCTGGTGGTTAGCATTCACAGCTAATTGTGTAGCTGTTTTCGGTATATAGATATTTCAACTGGGATCTGAAGTTGCTAAGGAAGACTGGGATTGTTTGGAAATTCATTAAGATTCTGACAACATATGTGAAGGATTCTCTTCCAAGTGTGTTTTATTAAAGTGTAAAAATTATTAAGGTCAATGTTTGGCAGATAAATTTATTTTAATACAAGGAATTCTCTTCACTGTACTTGAGAGCATATTTCTTCAATACTTGTGAATGTGGGAGTTTTTAGGCAAATTCATGGCCATTGGGCTTCTGAATAGCTCTTGTTTCAAGCATTTTGTATGTTTTCTTTTATACTGAAATGCCATCTTCCCAACTTTGGATGTTAATAATGATTGAATGGCCATCTTTTTGTTGGGTGTTTATTCTATTAATAGATCACACCTGATGTTTACCTTCTTAACCCACTTGAGACGTATCAAGTGATTAAGTTGGCTTTGTTACTCCAAATGGGCACCTTATGAAATTAAGTGGATTATCTTAACGTGTGGCATATTTACTTGTGTAAAGGGAATTGATGTGTTCTGCTAGCATCCCAAATGCAACAGATTGGAATGGAAAAGCGCAGTCCAATTATAGTTGATAATTAACTCTGATCCCATGACAGTTGTGTGAGGTTCATGTCGAAACTTAATTTTACTGACCCTCTTTTAAATTATGGACATAATTTTTGAAATTGTAGACACACCTGAAGGACTTATTGGTAATGGTAGTTCCTGGTTTAAGTTTTGGAAAGGTCAGAGGGGATTAGTTAAAGGGGTCCATGGGTAGTAAGCCCCCCACCCATATCCTTTTCTTCGTTAATATATTTATATGTTTATATGTTCATATTTGATATATGAATATGTGTGTATTATCTGTCTTCTGCATCCTTATTCTTGTTGGATCTTGAATCTAATTGTCTAATTGAGATTTCATTTCTGATGTCTATTTGAATCTTGTCCGCCTCCTCATACATTGACTTTTGTTTTATAAAATGTTGTTTCTTTTTTGAAAAAGAAAAATTATGATGTTACTGAATTGAATCGAAAGAAACTGATCATCTATCTAGTTAATCCTCAATAATGTCAAATCAATGAAATCACTTTTCTTATTCTTGTTCCTTAACAATATGCATTTCACCATATTTCTGCACTTTAGCGGAAAAAGGCTTATTCGGTGAAGTCTTTGAGAGAGATTAACTAAGCAAAGAAGCAAATAGTGATTGTCGTATGTTGTTTCATACAAAGTATCTGGTATGGGTACAGTCATTTTGGCGTATCCATGCATCATAAATTGTATGTCATTGAGATTGACCTTGTTTTTCCTGTATTTTTTTTTTTTTCTAGTCTCCTGATTTTACTGAGTGACAGTAAGTTAAACCGCTGCTGCTCTCAGCTGCAAAGAAATGAGTAGAAGCAGCAGGAAACGCTCCTCTAAATGGGATTTATCTGAAGAGCCTCAGTTTGAAGATGCAAATATACCAGATGATGGTTGGATGGGAAAAGCAGGTAGGCCATTTCATCATAAAGAATCTGGACGTGAGTGGCACTCTCCAGAGCCTGGTGGTAGTAATGCTCCAAAATGGTCTGGGTTAGAGACGAATGATATGCAGAGATCTAAGCGTAGTTTAGGATTGCCAACCAGGGAACATTTGCCTGGAAGCAGAAGCTCACATAGGAATGAAAGTATCAGTAAGGGCGGTAGCAGATACACAGAAGACTCCATGGTATGGGAAGAAGATGGAAATTGCAGCACAAGGATGTCTCCTGGTCTTGAAGAGTGGAGACAACATCGTAGTCGGTCCCCCAAAAGTGGTTGGAGCAGGTCACTGAGGTTAGATTTCCACTCATATAATTTCTGAGTCACAGTTACAGACATGCGTATGTAATTTAGATAGCAATGATTCTTGTTTTCGAAACTGTACTATGTCCTGATGTCAATGACATACATAATCTTTTCTCCTCTTTGCACAACAAGGAACTATGTGCTCTTCTCATGCGTCATTTTTGTTTATCTATGACAGTGTTTGAATAACTCTTGGCCAGTACTTCTTTATGTATTATTGGTTTTGTTGCTGGATATCCCCTTCAGTTGTTCATTGATTTGAATCTCATGTTTTTTGGGGTTATAAGTTTGAGTCATCTGGCTGGATAGTTTATGTCCTCCTAGTTGGACCCCATTGGCACTTGTTTGTATCTTATTTTATTAGATGTTTATGTGCAGGGGTAGGAGTAGAAGTAGAAGCTGGACCAGGAGTAGAAGCCAGAGCTGGAGTAGGAGTCCAGATCGTGGCTATAGGCGAGAATCAGTTTTCCTTGACAGAAGTAGAAGCAGATCAGGAGTTTCAGCTCAAGTGTGCAAGGATTTTGCTGCTGGAAGATGCAGGAGAGGAAGTGACTGTCAGTTACTACATGAGGGCAATTCCAGTTATGATGATAGCTGGGAAGGTAGGCACAGGAAAGGCAGCGGTCCAAAATATCCTACAGCCCCTATTGCAGGGGATAATCCATTAAAGAGTGGAAGGTCTTCGTATGGTAATGATTATGTGAATGGGAAGTCGAGGAGGGAGGCATCTAGCAAGTTTGATAATCTCCGAGTTTCTGATGGGTTCAGTAAAGATAATGCAAATGAGATTATTAGAGAAAGGGACAATGACAGGGAAAGGGACAGTGATAGAAGGAGAAGAGATGCTTCTACCGAGCGAGGTGCTGAGCGTGAACCCCGCAGGAGTGGTGATATTCCTTGCAGATTTTTTGCCGCGGGAAATTGTCGGAACAAAAACTATTGTCGGTTTTCCCATGATATTCAGTCACATGTAAGCTCTGAAAGAAGGTTACGGGATGACAGGTGGGGATTGAGCCACAATTTAAATGATACAGACCAGGCATGGAATGGTCCAAAATGGAATGGCACTCCATCGGATTCTGCAAAGTTGAGCCCTTCAAATAATACCGGAAGGCCACGGGATGGCAGATGGGCCCTGGGACAACATAGAAATGATGCAGACCATGCATGGGATGGACAAAAATGGAGTGATACTGCAGCTCTGCCAGAGTCAGCAAAGTTGGCTGCAGATAATAACGGAAATATTGGCGTTCCGGAGCGAAGGTCAAATGCTTGGTCTATGAATGATAATAGATGGGGGCATGGTCATAACAACGAGAAAGAAATGCGTGGTGACCCAAGTGTTAATCATGAACCAGCCAAGAAGAATGATAAGGAAGCACAACTGTGGAAGGAGGATAAAGTAGGTGCCAAGTCAAAAGATTCTGAAAAATGGCTTGGTGATATGTCTCCGGATTGGAATTATACATTGCAACCCTCCAATATTGGGAAAGAAGAGCATAGCCACATTACACGAGGTTCTGAAATTTCAAGACTTAATGATACTTCTTTAAATGCTTGCAAACAAGACATGTCTCCGGATTGGAATTATACATTGCAAACGTCGAACAATATCAGCAGAGAAGAGCGTGGTCACCTTGCACGGGGTTCAGAATCTTCAAGACTTAATGATACTTCTCAAAAAGCTACCAACCAAGATATAATGCGAGAGGCTTCAGGCCAGGTACATGGTGGTGCTTCAGTTATGCAACCAATGATAGCTGAAAGATCTAATTATCTACACAGCCAGGACATAAGGGAAGGTGGTTCCATTGGATTGCCACAGGATGGCAAGAATGCAATTGATAGAACTGCTAGTTCTCGCGGTGACCTCAATGTTTCTGCAAATATCATGTCACACCAAAGCTTTGACCATAGTGTGCAGAGTTCAACTGCTTATCCCTTTCCTGGCTTGAACACAATTGGGCAAAGTCAAGCACTTGTCCCTTCTCACACCCAAGGAGGACTTGTAAATCCACATGATACACTATCAGCACAGAGGAATTCTGTCATCAAGTTAGATATAGGGGATTCAAAGCCATCACTAGTTACTGGCCTTCCTCCAGTGAGTAATGTGGTAGGTGGTAAAGATCTTACACAACTGACCAGTCTTTCAGCCTCTCTGGCTCATTTATTGGAAAATGGACACCATCTTCCACACCTTTATGCTGCTTTAAATTCTCATGATGCATTGAATGCTCCTCCCTTTTCCAAATCTGAAGGATCTTCTGACCAGTTTTCAGATATTCGGCCAGATCCAGCCATGTTGTCTCAGAAGCCATACGATCCTACATCTAATAGCATGGAACTTAAGAAGCATGAACACAGTAACAACTCTGCTTGCCTTGTGCTAAATAGCACAGGTACGACAAGTGTTGATGGAAAGTTTGAGAAGCCTTCGAATGATAACCATCAGATTTGTAATTCAGAAGAATCTAGGCGTAAGAGCCACCAGCCTGATGGAATTAATAAACTTGGCATTGAGGTGAGGAAGAAAGCAGAAGAAGAGAGCGACTCCCCAGAAAATGGTCCCTTGGAGGTCACAGATAAAGATGAGGCTGATGAGGGCAAGAAACCCAAGGAAGCGAAGGGGATTCGTGCATTTAAATTTGCTCTTGCGGAGTTCGTTAAAGATCTTTTGAAACCCTCATGGAAAGACGGTCAAGTCAGCAAAGATGCCTACAAAACCATAGTGAAGAAGGTGGTTGACAAAGTGACTGGTACCATACCGGGGGCTAATATTCCACAGACACAAGAAAAGATTGACAGTTATTTGTCCTTTTCAAAACCGAAGCTGACAAAACTTGTACTGGTGAGTCACTTTTAGACTGGAGCATCTACTGATTAAATTATTAATTTCGCTGTTCTTTTTTCTATGATTTATCCTTTCACTATAAATATAATGTGCGTAATTAGTTTTATTGCTCTCAGTGATAGATGCCCGTTCCTTTTTTGTTTTGTCTTGTTCCATCATCAGCATTATTGTTACGATTATTTGTATACATTATTCATATTTTATCATCTGCATGATTTGTTTGGTATGCAGAGTGCTCCTATAGCGAATAAATGTAAAATTTGCATCGTCATAATTTTGAAGGATGATAAGAATAAGAAAAGATCTGTGTATAAAGCGAATAATCCACTTTGGAGTCACTCACTTTTTTGTTTTTTCAATCTATCCTTCCCTCCATACTTCCCACCAAATTTAGAATGGTGAGAACTTGGAACAAAGGCAAACCCATACGAAGGAAACAAACGAGACCAACAATGGATAACAACATCAACCCAAAATAGTCTGTAGGAACAAACCACACAGGAAGTGATCCCTCAACCACCCCAAGAGAAAAAATGACTGGAATCATTAGACTATAGAGTATGATGGACGAATGACAGGCAGGACGATGAGGACATACTGCCCCACTCATTGTTGTAAGGTTGGTAGCGCTGTCCCGGGCAGCTATCCTGCACCAAATCTTATCAAGGATACTAGTCTTCTTTTTTTCTTTTTTTGGGGTTTTTTTGGGGGGGGGGGGGGGGGGGGGAGGAGGGGTTGTGCATTCAAAGATTGACAGTTTCTGCAAAGGTATGGCAAGGGAGAATCTATTTTCAAGGGTAGCCTCTGTGTGAGGAATCTATCATCTGAAAGGTGGTTCATTCTAGGGATGTACTCTCCTACGGGCTCATATTGGGTATATTCTGCCCAAACAGGAGAAGGTGAGACCAAGTGATGCATAGATGCATATACTCATTACTGCACCATGTTTGCTT encodes:
- the LOC101312965 gene encoding uncharacterized protein LOC101312965, with the protein product MSRSSRKRSSKWDLSEEPQFEDANIPDDGWMGKAGRPFHHKESGREWHSPEPGGSNAPKWSGLETNDMQRSKRSLGLPTREHLPGSRSSHRNESISKGGSRYTEDSMVWEEDGNCSTRMSPGLEEWRQHRSRSPKSGWSRSLRGRSRSRSWTRSRSQSWSRSPDRGYRRESVFLDRSRSRSGVSAQVCKDFAAGRCRRGSDCQLLHEGNSSYDDSWEGRHRKGSGPKYPTAPIAGDNPLKSGRSSYGNDYVNGKSRREASSKFDNLRVSDGFSKDNANEIIRERDNDRERDSDRRRRDASTERGAEREPRRSGDIPCRFFAAGNCRNKNYCRFSHDIQSHVSSERRLRDDRWGLSHNLNDTDQAWNGPKWNGTPSDSAKLSPSNNTGRPRDGRWALGQHRNDADHAWDGQKWSDTAALPESAKLAADNNGNIGVPERRSNAWSMNDNRWGHGHNNEKEMRGDPSVNHEPAKKNDKEAQLWKEDKVGAKSKDSEKWLGDMSPDWNYTLQPSNIGKEEHSHITRGSEISRLNDTSLNACKQDMSPDWNYTLQTSNNISREERGHLARGSESSRLNDTSQKATNQDIMREASGQVHGGASVMQPMIAERSNYLHSQDIREGGSIGLPQDGKNAIDRTASSRGDLNVSANIMSHQSFDHSVQSSTAYPFPGLNTIGQSQALVPSHTQGGLVNPHDTLSAQRNSVIKLDIGDSKPSLVTGLPPVSNVVGGKDLTQLTSLSASLAHLLENGHHLPHLYAALNSHDALNAPPFSKSEGSSDQFSDIRPDPAMLSQKPYDPTSNSMELKKHEHSNNSACLVLNSTGTTSVDGKFEKPSNDNHQICNSEESRRKSHQPDGINKLGIEVRKKAEEESDSPENGPLEVTDKDEADEGKKPKEAKGIRAFKFALAEFVKDLLKPSWKDGQVSKDAYKTIVKKVVDKVTGTIPGANIPQTQEKIDSYLSFSKPKLTKLVLAYVEKMQKG